The Colletotrichum higginsianum IMI 349063 chromosome 2, whole genome shotgun sequence genome has a segment encoding these proteins:
- a CDS encoding 3' exoribonuclease: MPREAEPSANEKAFVTQALKENLRLDGREFDQYREAQLTFGDEFGVANVELGKTRILVKVSAEVTVPYADRPFEGIFQITSELSPMASPAFEINRPTEAEVLLSRLLEKTIRRSGALDTESLCLVAGQKVWSVRADVHVLSHDGNLTDAACLAVVAALRHFRKPDTSNEGESLTIFTPAEREPVPLSWLHSPFCVTFSFFGDEGEITLVDANWIEEQLRTSSATVSLNKHGEISQISKLGGTPVEAVTLLHCGNVALQKAKDFSTLVDEKLADDAKRRDKGGLISELLSAENDRVVDA; the protein is encoded by the exons ATGCCCAGGGAAGCCGAGCCATCAGCAAATGAGAAGGCTTTTGTCACACAAGCTCTCAAGGAGAACTTGAGGCTTGACGGCCGGGAATTTGACCAGTACCGGGAAGCCCAACTCACATTCGGTGATGAGTTCGGAGTCGCCAACGTCGAACTCGGCAAGACGAG AATCCTCGTCAAGGTCTCGGCAGAAGTCACAGTCCCCTACGCCGACCGCCCCTTTGAGGGCATCTTCCAAATCACCTCGGAGCTGAGCCCTAtggcctcgcccgccttcgAGATCAACCGcccgaccgaggccgaggtccttCTCTCGCGCCTCCTTGAGAAGACGATCCGCCGCTCTGGCGCCCTCGACACAGAGTCCCTGtgcctcgtcgccggccagaAAGTCTGGTCCGTCCGCGCCGACGTCCACGTCCTCTCCCACGACGGCAAcctcaccgacgccgcctgcctggctgtcgtcgccgccttgcGCCACTTTCGCAAGCCCGACACCTCCAATGAGGGCGAGTCCCTCACCATCTTCACGCCTGCCGAGCGCGAGCCTGTGCCCCTGAGCTGGCTGCACAGCCCCTTCTGCGTGACCTTCAGCTtcttcggcgacgagggagagatcacgctcgtcgacgccaactGGATCGAGGAACAGCTGCGCACGAGCAGCGCGACGGTCAGCCTGAACAAGCACGGCGAGATCAGCCAGATCTCGAAACTGGGAGGCACCCCCGTCGAGGCGGTGACGCTGTTGCACTGCGGGAACGTGGCGTTgcagaaggccaaggacTTTTCGACGCTGgtggacgagaagctggccgacgaTGCGAAGCGGAGGGACAAGGGCGGTCTCATATCTGAGCTCTTGTCCGCAGAGAACGACAGGGTGGTGGATGCATAG
- a CDS encoding ADP-ribosylation factor family protein: protein MYHLAKGLYLLATSKEEYSVILLGLDNAGKTTFHEQVKALFLPGNPEPKLKTVPTVGQNVSTITLPDMYLKIWDVGGQHSLRRLWQSYYASAHAIVFIIDSTDIGDGNLDHDSSGRLDECRLVLEDVLQHSETEGVPVLVLANKQDREDCVEVVRIKEGLVKKVFEGEKASSIRDSRVLPVSALTGTGVKEAVEWVRSRVKWNKESRPPVMR from the exons ATGTACCACCTTGCAAAGGGCCTCTACCTCCTGGCCACCAGCAAAGAAG AGTACtccgtcatcctcctcggcctcgacaatGCCGGAAAGACGACCTTCCACGAGCAGGTCAAggccctcttcctccccggTAACCCAGAGCCGAAGCTCAAGACAGTGCCGACGGTGGGGCAGAACGTATCGACCATTACGCTGCCGGACATGTACCTGAAGATCTGGGACGTGGGTGGCCAGCACTCGCTGCGCCGGCTGTGGCAGAGCTATTACGCCTCGGCGCAcgccatcgtcttcatcatcgactCGACCGACATTGGCGACGGGAACCTCGATCACGACAGCTCGGGGCGCCTCGACGAGTGCCGCCTCGTGCTCGAGGACGTGCTGCAGCACTCCGAGACCGAAGGCGTGCCCGTGCTGGTGCTCGCCAACAAGCAGGACCGCGAGGACTGCGTCGAGGTCGTGAGGATCAAGGAGGGGCTCGTGAAGAAGGTGTTTGAGGGCGAGAAGGCGAGCAGCATCCGCGACTCGAGGGTGCTGCCCGTCAGCGCCCTGACGGGGACCGGCGTCAAGGAGGCGGTGGAGTGGGTCAGATCAAGAGTGAAATGGAATAAGGAGTCGAGACCGCCGGTGATGCGGTAG
- a CDS encoding NUDIX domain-containing protein, which translates to MGSQAWNLPAPVDDPDSMLSRKFGRETVNYFAGSVLNRMGWLRTDHTFIRAAFQFKETKFMLLKDLSPLTNAPTKIQFASFEDVKPLTTEDPFGPSEEDLVKNFDSTVTKPLIIFLGLDESANVPFEYKGLKGRPWFAVDVTPKGSYADAANQLIEAQTNKGHKFLEGMRPMTLEPDDAGIYAQARSIADWNTRHKFCAGCGQPSLSGNTGYKRLCPPTDLAGSDTPRERAECATRKGVSNISFPRTDPTMIAAVISADGQKVLLGRNKRYPPNWYSTLAGFIEPGESIEESVRREVLEESGVRVGRVVIHSSQPWPYPASLMIGAIAQALPDGETIDLGNDPELEDAKWYPFDVVRDALKYGVSGLGDPAPEGYKEGGLRLPPPMAIANRLLTAVVEGYATTIPKM; encoded by the exons ATGGGTTCTCAGGCCTGGAACTTACCCGCACCAGTCGACGATCCCGACTCCATGTTGTCCCGCAAGTTCGGACGGGAGACCGTCAACTACTTCGCCGGCAGCGTCCTGAACCGCATGGGCTGGCTCCGTACCGACCACACCTTCATCAGGGCCGCGTTCCAGTTCAAGGAGACGAAGTTTATGCTCCTGAAGGATCTCAGCCCTCTCACCAACGCGCCCACAAAAATTCAGTTTGCGTCCTTCGAGGATGTTAAGCCCCTGACCACCGAGGACCCGTTCGGCCCGTCCGAGGAAGACCTGGTCAAGAACTTCGACTCGACCGTCACTAAACCGCTCATCATCTTcctgggcctcgacgagAGCGCAAACGTGCCCTTTGAGTACAAGGGCCTTAAGGGCCGGCCCTGGTTCGCCGTCGATGTGACGCCCAAGGGCTCGTatgccgatgccgccaacCAACTTATCGAGGCTCAGACCAATAAGGGACACAAGTTCCTGGAAGGCATGAGGCCCATGACCCTCGAGCCGGACGATG CCGGAATTTATGCCCAGGCCCGGTCCATCGCGGACTGGAACACCCGCCACAAGTTCTGTGCTGGCTGCGGACAGCCGTCCTTGTCGGGCAACACTGGCTACAAGCGGCTGTGCCCTCCCACCGACCTTGCCGGCTCGGACACTCCCCGCGAAAGGGCCGAGTGTGCCACTCGCAAGGGCGTTTCTAACATCAGCTTCCCGAGGACGGACCCGACCAtgatcgccgccgtcatttccgccgacggccagaAGGTGCTCCTGGGTCGCAACAAGAGGTATCCCCCCAACTGGTACAGCACCCTCGCGGGCTTCATCGAGCCCGGGGAGTCCATCGAGGAGTCTGTCCGTCGCGAGGTCTTGGAGGAGAGCGGCGTGAGGGTCGGCCGTGTCGTAATCCATTCGAGCCAGCCGTGGCCGTACCCTGCAAGCCTGATGATTGGTGCCATTGCGCAGGCTCTGCCCGATGGCGAGACTATTGATCTGGGTAACGACCCTGAGCTGGAGGACGCAAAGTGGTATCccttcgacgtcgtcaggGATGCGCTTAAGTATGGTGTCAGTGGTCTTGGTGACCCTGCTCCCGAGGGATACAAGGAGGGTGGCCTCCGGCTGCCCCCTCCCATGGCCATTGCCAACCGGCTCTTGACTGCCGTGGTGGAGGGTTATGCGACAACCATTCCGAAGATGTGA
- a CDS encoding Pq loop repeat protein, translating to MAPPTAPLNLDVEAISGICGSISIACWVVVFSPQILENFRRGSADGLSLQFIIVWLAGDVFNILGAVLQGVLPTMIILAIYYTIADMVLLAQCFYYRGFTWKDEVVPPAPKTRNRTGEPNERTGLLPSAIIDRERRGSDWSNLSPAAPMRPESAPAPPPRPTTTLQALLWNTTAVLMVCAAGVVGWFLSRKYSHPEEPGHETNDNDALAFNTLGQVFGWLCAVFYLGSRLPQLLLNYRRKSTEGVSMLFFLFACLGNLTYVLSIFAFDPRCKHDKCAPGEASAIYGRYILVNLSWLAGSLGTLLLDMGIFAQYFMYRADEFASDDEEEGDDQSIDEDQWDQRPLLARGDSVYQ from the exons ATGGCTCCCCCTACCGCCCccctcaacctcgacgtcgaggcgaTATCTGGCATTTGCGG TTCAATCTCAATTGCCTGCTgggtcgtcgtcttctcgccCCAGATCCTCGAGAACTTCCGTcgcggcagcgccgacggcctgtCGCTGCAGTTCATTATCGTTTGGCTGGCGGGCGATGTTTTCAACATCCTGGGTGCCGTCCTCCAGGGCGTCCTCCCTACCATG ATCATCCTCGCAATTTACTACACCATCGCCGATATGGTGCTCTTGGCACAATGCTTCTACTACCGGGGTTTCACCTGgaaggacgaggtcgtccCGCCGGCCCCGAAGACGCGCAACCGCACCGGCGAACCGAACGAGCGGACCGGCCTCCTGCCCTCAGCCATAATTGACCGCGAGCGCCGGGGCTCCGATTGGTCCAACCTCTCCCCTGCCGCGCCGATGCGCCCCGAGAGCGCacccgctcctcctccgagaccgacgacgacgctgcaGGCCCTCCTGTGGAACACTACTGCCGTGCTCATGGTTTGCGCTGCCGGCGTTGTCGGCTGGTTCCTCAGCCGCAAGTACTCCCACCCCGAGGAGCCCGGCCACGAGaccaacgacaacgacgctCTGGCGTTCAACACTCTTGGCCAGGTCTTTGGCTGGCTCTGCGCTGTCTTCTACCTCGGCTCCCGCCTGCCGCAGCTTCTGCTGAACTACCGCCGCAAGTCCACCGAGGGCGTCAGcatgctcttcttcctctttgcGTGCCTTGGGAACTTGACCTACGTGCTCAGCATCTTCGCCTTTGACCCTCGCTGCAAGCACGACAAGTGCGCCCCCGGCGAGGCGAGCGCCATCTACGGCCGCTACATTCTGGTCAACCTGAGCTGGTTGGCAGGAAGCTTGGGCACCCTGCTGCTTGACATGGGCATCTTTGCGCAGTACTTCATGTACCGCGCCGATGAGTTTgccagcgacgacgaggaggagggcgatgACCAGAGCATCGACGAGGATCAGTGGGACCAGCGCCCTCTGCTCGCGCGCGGTGACTCTGTCTACCAGTAA
- a CDS encoding Major facilitator superfamily transporter, translating to MSTQTELQHLTPETKIPTPAKTPATSPPRDPYSAAESGSGNDNDNDNDTGNDPHRASHEFSSLPPVDGGRRAWLFLAACFAVEMLVWGFPFAFGVFQSHYSTNPPFAGQPNIAVIGTCSMVCMSLGSVGPLDEMRYTDNETTPLTQGIMYLSGPVVIGLLRMFPRESRHAPILGLIVMCVALAASSFSRTVTHLIVTQGVLYAVGGAIAYCPCILYIDQWFVRRKGFAYGVMWSGTGLAGVVLPLMMEHLLGRMGFRTTLRLWSGLLFALTAPLAFFIKPRLPASSTTHATPATHARPFSNLRFALSRPFALHQAANVVEALGFFLPGIYLPSYAQSALGASAYASALTILLVNVASVVGCVAMGSLVDRVSAPSCLMLASAGATLGTFLAWGFSSTLGVLYAFCVVYGLFAGAYTSAWPGIMKVVVEHERARERGVDPSMVFGMLAAGRGIGNVISGPLSEALIKGAPWKGEAGFGYGSGYGTLIVFTGVTALAGGASFVWKRLGWM from the coding sequence ATGTCGACGCAGACCGAGCTCCAACACCTCACCCCGGAGACAAAGATCCCGACCCCCGccaagacgccggcgacatcgccgccccGGGACCCGTACTCGGCCGCCGAGTCCGGTAGtggcaacgacaacgacaacgacaacgacaccGGCAATGACCCCCACCGCGCGAGCCACGAgttctcctccctcccgcccgtcgacggcggcaggcGGGCCTggctcttcctcgccgcctgcttcgccgtcgagatGCTCGTCTGGGGGTTTCCCTTTGCCTTTGGCGTCTTCCAGAGCCACTACTCGACGAACCCGCCGTTCGCCGGCCAGCCCaacatcgccgtcatcgggACCTGTTCCATGGTATGTATGTCCTTGGGTTCTGTGGGACCCCTTGACGAGATGCGTTATACTGACAACGAGACAACCCCCCTCACCCAGGGGATCATGTACCTCtccggccccgtcgtcatcggcctcCTCCGCATGTTCCCCCGCGAGTCCCGCCACGCGCCCATCCTCGGCCTGATCGTCATGtgcgtcgccctcgccgcttcctccttctcccgcACCGTCACCCACCTCATCGTCACCCAGGGCGTCCTctacgccgtcggcggcgccatcgcctaCTGCCCCTGCATCCTCTACATCGACCAGTGGTTCGTCCGCCGCAAGGGGTTCGCCTACGGCGTCATGTGGTCCGGcaccggcctcgccggcgtcgtcctgCCGCTCATGATGGAgcacctcctcggccgcatGGGCTTCCGCACCACCCTCCGCCTGTGGTCCGGCCTGCTCTTCGCCCTCACGGCGCCGCTGGCCTTCTTCATCAAGCCGAGGCTgcccgcgtcgtcgacgacgcacgcgacgccggcgacgcacGCGCGCCCCTTCAGCAACCTGCGCTTCGCCCTGAGCCGCCCCTTCGCCCTGCACCAGGccgccaacgtcgtcgaggcgctgGGCTTCTTCCTGCCGGGCATCTACCTCCCCTCGTACGCGCAGTCCGCCCTCGGTGCCTCGGCCTACGCCTCGGCCCTGACgatcctcctcgtcaacgtcgcctccgtcgtcggctgcgTCGCCATGGGGtccctcgtcgaccgcgtCTCGGCTCCGTCGTGCCTGATGCTCGCCAGCGCGGGCGCGACCCTCGGCACGTTCCTCGCGTGGGGGTTCTCGTCGACCCTCGGCGTGCTGTACGCCTTCTGCGTCGTGTACGGGCTGTTCGCCGGCGCGTACACGTCGGCGTGGCCGGGCATCATgaaggtcgtcgtcgagcacgaGCGCGCGAGggagcgcggcgtcgacccgAGCATGGTGTTTGGCATGTTGGCCGCGGGGCGGGGGATCGGGAACGTCATCTCGGGCCCGCTCAGCGAGGCGCTGATCAAGGGTGCCCCGTGGAAGGGGGAGGCCGGGTTCGGGTACGGCAGCGGCTACGGGACGTTGATCGTCTTCACGGGCGTCACCGCGCTCGCGGGGGGAGCCAGCTTCGTGTGGAAGAGGCTCGGGTGGATGTGA